A genomic segment from Desulforegula conservatrix Mb1Pa encodes:
- a CDS encoding efflux RND transporter periplasmic adaptor subunit, with translation MNLSGKKAVLLISAVIIVIALTGWALFGKNGDSVKYRTAIAKKGDLDATISATGTIEPEELVDVGAQVAGKILSFGKDGSGKLIDYGSVVEEGMRLALIDDSLYRYDRDQAHAAFEQAKADILIAEAELGQADTKLTQTEREWTRTKKAGGKDVISETDLDAALSAYESAKDGLSLSKARLIQTKKAAVKAESLLKKAQQNLDYCTIISPVNGVIIDRRVNIGQTVVSSMSAPSLFLIAKDLKKLQIWVAVNEADIGRIKPKQSVSFTVDAWPGEVFKGETGKIRLNATMTQNVVTYTVEVNIDNSDGKLLPYLSANVKFLIDSRKDILLVPNASIRWSPNEDNIDPDLKKKKRGDNAATGSEPKKSADGNSVGNASVWVKDGRYVKSIAVTTGLTDGSNTEISGGDLKEGTEVIIGEEVAEDKNSKSQGGSPFTPKFGRKPR, from the coding sequence ATGAACTTATCAGGCAAGAAAGCCGTTCTTTTAATATCTGCGGTCATTATCGTTATCGCTCTGACCGGGTGGGCCTTATTTGGTAAGAACGGAGATTCTGTCAAATACAGAACAGCGATTGCAAAAAAAGGTGATCTTGATGCAACCATCAGCGCAACAGGAACCATTGAACCAGAAGAGCTTGTGGACGTGGGGGCCCAGGTTGCGGGCAAGATCCTAAGCTTTGGCAAGGACGGATCCGGTAAATTGATAGATTATGGTTCAGTAGTGGAAGAGGGGATGAGGCTCGCCCTGATAGACGACTCTCTTTACAGGTACGACAGGGATCAGGCTCACGCTGCTTTTGAACAGGCAAAAGCTGATATATTGATCGCTGAGGCAGAACTTGGGCAGGCAGACACCAAATTGACCCAGACAGAAAGAGAATGGACCAGAACAAAAAAAGCCGGTGGTAAAGACGTCATTTCAGAAACAGACCTTGATGCTGCTCTTTCTGCCTACGAGTCTGCTAAAGATGGGCTTTCGCTATCAAAGGCAAGACTGATCCAAACAAAAAAGGCGGCCGTGAAGGCAGAATCCTTGCTGAAAAAAGCTCAGCAAAACCTTGATTACTGTACGATCATTTCTCCTGTGAATGGCGTAATAATAGACAGAAGGGTTAATATCGGCCAGACAGTGGTATCAAGTATGAGTGCCCCGAGTCTTTTTCTTATAGCTAAAGACTTAAAAAAACTTCAGATTTGGGTGGCTGTAAACGAAGCTGATATTGGCCGTATAAAACCTAAGCAATCTGTCTCATTTACTGTTGATGCCTGGCCAGGTGAGGTATTCAAAGGAGAGACAGGCAAAATACGCCTTAATGCAACAATGACCCAGAATGTTGTTACCTACACAGTTGAAGTAAATATTGATAATTCGGATGGAAAGCTTCTTCCTTACCTCTCTGCAAACGTAAAATTTCTAATTGACAGCAGAAAAGACATTCTTCTTGTTCCAAACGCTTCAATCAGATGGTCTCCGAATGAGGATAATATTGATCCTGACTTAAAAAAGAAAAAAAGAGGGGATAATGCTGCAACTGGTTCTGAGCCTAAAAAGTCAGCTGACGGAAATTCCGTTGGGAACGCTTCTGTATGGGTAAAGGACGGCAGATATGTAAAAAGCATAGCTGTGACAACCGGCCTTACCGATGGATCAAATACGGAAATCTCTGGTGGCGATCTGAAAGAAGGCACAGAGGTCATAATCGGTGAAGAAGTTGCTGAGGATAAAAACAGCAAATCCCAGGGCGGAAGCCCATTTACGCCTAAATTCGGCAGAAAGCCAAGATAG
- a CDS encoding EFR1 family ferrodoxin (N-terminal region resembles flavodoxins. C-terminal ferrodoxin region binds two 4Fe-4S clusters.), giving the protein MKKCLIVYFSQGGTTKKTGEAIAAGFQAEGWATDLVNLNANLNPPSSFDEYDIIGFGAPTYFYKPPFNVTEYIEKLPDLNGKPFFVYILFGTYKGDAGNFIRKTLTEKNGRETGYLTTRGADMFLGYLREGSLFSPDRPNEEDLSIAEKFGKGLANGNYNSSIPKDQAPAFLNKLERLFLTPYLFNHIYTKFFKVNSDLCISCGICKKVCPTCNIEMDEDKKPVWGKDCIGCINCEMKCPTEAITSPFAWPLSKIFLKMNVYKASHDPEIVTVPVKQKNGKLIRL; this is encoded by the coding sequence ATGAAAAAATGTCTTATTGTTTATTTCTCTCAGGGCGGCACAACTAAAAAAACAGGGGAAGCAATCGCAGCAGGGTTTCAGGCTGAAGGATGGGCGACAGATCTTGTGAATCTTAACGCCAACCTGAATCCTCCGTCAAGCTTCGATGAATACGATATCATTGGATTTGGAGCTCCAACATATTTCTACAAACCGCCTTTCAACGTTACAGAATATATTGAAAAACTTCCTGACCTGAATGGAAAGCCATTTTTTGTTTATATTCTTTTTGGAACTTATAAGGGCGATGCCGGCAACTTCATAAGAAAAACGCTTACGGAAAAAAACGGCAGAGAAACCGGATATCTAACAACCAGGGGCGCAGACATGTTTCTTGGATATTTAAGGGAAGGTTCTCTTTTTTCTCCAGATCGTCCGAACGAGGAAGACTTGTCAATTGCTGAAAAATTCGGCAAAGGCCTTGCAAATGGCAATTATAATTCGTCTATACCCAAAGACCAAGCCCCGGCATTTCTCAACAAGCTCGAAAGACTATTCCTCACACCTTATCTTTTCAACCATATTTATACTAAATTTTTCAAGGTCAATTCAGATCTTTGTATTTCATGCGGAATCTGCAAAAAAGTCTGTCCCACATGTAATATAGAAATGGATGAGGATAAAAAACCTGTTTGGGGAAAAGATTGCATAGGCTGCATCAACTGCGAGATGAAATGTCCAACAGAAGCAATAACATCTCCATTCGCCTGGCCTCTTTCAAAAATATTCCTCAAGATGAATGTTTATAAGGCATCGCATGACCCTGAAATAGTCACAGTTCCGGTTAAACAGAAGAATGGAAAGCTGATAAGACTTTAA
- the xpt gene encoding xanthine phosphoribosyltransferase — MDQLIRRLKNESEYLGGGIIKADSIINHQLDPDLTEEMGAEFARLFKESGVSGITRILTAEVSGIAPALTTARSFGVPMVFARKKKPKTMKEELFTSSAPSRTKDENVTLHVSSKYLKSDDRIIIIDDFLATGHTIEALASIVSKSGAMLCGVGCVIEKVFEKGRNRLDSLGVPVITLARVDVSSEDKISIY, encoded by the coding sequence ATGGATCAACTCATCCGCCGCTTAAAAAACGAGTCAGAATATCTTGGCGGAGGCATAATTAAGGCTGACAGCATAATCAATCATCAACTTGATCCTGATCTCACCGAAGAGATGGGCGCTGAATTCGCAAGACTTTTTAAAGAGTCAGGAGTATCAGGCATAACAAGAATTCTGACAGCGGAAGTAAGCGGAATAGCCCCGGCGCTTACTACGGCCAGATCTTTTGGCGTCCCCATGGTTTTTGCCAGAAAAAAGAAACCAAAGACAATGAAGGAAGAACTATTTACATCAAGCGCGCCAAGCAGAACAAAAGATGAAAACGTAACCCTGCATGTTTCATCCAAATATCTGAAATCTGATGACAGAATTATCATTATAGACGATTTTCTTGCAACCGGTCATACCATAGAAGCCTTGGCATCGATTGTATCAAAAAGCGGAGCAATGCTTTGCGGAGTAGGATGCGTGATTGAAAAGGTTTTTGAGAAAGGAAGAAACAGGCTTGATTCTCTTGGAGTGCCTGTTATTACGCTTGCCAGGGTCGATGTTTCAAGTGAGGATAAAATCAGTATATATTAG
- a CDS encoding potassium channel family protein, giving the protein MNSSRHLIISLTALCLIVLIGTVGYMSIEGWEPFDGLYMTIITLTTVGYGEVHRITKTGRVFTIFLIVVGGGLNLYVTAALVQFFVEGRIRLIMGRRRIDRKIKIMKNHYIICGYGRIGRVLCQNLSKKPKNVVVIEKSQDLIPTMEKDRIPYISDDASKEHVLIQAGIKDAKALVAALATDIDNVFLVLTARQLNPDIFIMARSSHHDTRQKLFAAGANRVESPYEIGAVRMAMRLTRPNVTSFLDYALGETDKRIQMDEIVVTSHSPLIGQTLKDSGIRQQFDIMIIAIQKEDGRMLFNPSFESVFESGDTVIAVGVDDNLSRFEKVLAAPVNK; this is encoded by the coding sequence GTGAACAGCTCCAGACACCTGATAATCTCCCTTACAGCCCTTTGCCTGATTGTCTTGATCGGCACTGTCGGGTATATGTCCATAGAAGGATGGGAACCCTTTGATGGCCTTTACATGACCATCATAACCCTGACAACTGTGGGCTATGGTGAAGTACACAGAATAACCAAGACAGGCAGAGTCTTCACCATTTTTTTGATAGTGGTTGGTGGAGGGCTAAATCTGTATGTTACTGCTGCCCTTGTTCAGTTCTTTGTTGAAGGTAGAATAAGGCTGATAATGGGAAGAAGACGGATCGACAGGAAAATCAAAATCATGAAAAATCATTATATTATTTGCGGATATGGTCGTATAGGCAGGGTTTTATGCCAGAATCTTTCCAAAAAACCCAAAAATGTAGTCGTGATTGAAAAAAGCCAGGATCTTATCCCAACCATGGAAAAAGACAGGATTCCATATATCAGCGATGATGCCTCCAAGGAACATGTTTTGATTCAGGCTGGAATAAAGGACGCAAAGGCTCTTGTTGCAGCCCTTGCCACAGACATTGACAATGTTTTCCTTGTGCTCACGGCGAGGCAGCTTAACCCTGACATATTCATCATGGCCAGATCAAGCCATCATGATACAAGGCAAAAGCTTTTTGCAGCAGGCGCCAACCGTGTTGAATCACCTTACGAGATTGGAGCCGTAAGGATGGCAATGAGACTGACAAGACCAAATGTCACCTCCTTCCTTGATTATGCATTAGGCGAAACAGACAAAAGAATTCAAATGGATGAAATAGTCGTAACATCCCATTCTCCTCTTATTGGCCAGACATTGAAAGATTCGGGAATAAGACAGCAGTTCGACATTATGATAATAGCAATCCAAAAAGAAGACGGCAGAATGCTTTTCAACCCCTCATTTGAGTCTGTATTTGAATCAGGAGACACTGTTATTGCCGTTGGAGTCGATGATAATCTGAGCAGATTTGAAAAAGTACTTGCCGCCCCTGTTAATAAATGA
- a CDS encoding anaerobic sulfatase maturase, with the protein MKPYKSDGPAEHAFHLMAKPAGPICNISCEYCFYKEKKNFFPDDVVLCMSEKVLEAYTREYIRAQPGPFVLFDWQGGEPTLMGLDFFQTALDFQKKYADGKQISNTLQTNGTLIDEKWCSFLSKNRFLVGLSMDGPEFVHDAHRVYRDGKPTFAKVFDSFKMMMKHGVEVNVLATVNRESSHNPLEVYHFFRESGVRFIQFIPIVEREAGFDHGNSFLSFAAHLSLTQKINSAIVMRFSVDPEQYGEFLIRIFDEWIRNDVGRIFVMNFEWALGSWARVMPGVCYLAPCCGQNMILEHNGDVFSCDHFMYPDYRLGNILDDSLKSMVESRKQMEFGASKKTDLPGYCRSCDFLFACNGGCPKHRFSASPDGDPGLNYLCNGLKKFYSHVDPSMKSMLELIRSGIPVHKIMRSES; encoded by the coding sequence ATGAAACCATATAAATCTGATGGCCCGGCAGAACACGCCTTTCACCTAATGGCAAAACCGGCAGGGCCAATCTGCAATATTAGTTGTGAATACTGCTTTTATAAAGAGAAAAAAAACTTTTTTCCTGATGATGTCGTTTTATGCATGTCTGAAAAAGTCCTCGAAGCTTACACAAGAGAATATATAAGAGCCCAGCCAGGGCCTTTTGTCCTTTTTGACTGGCAGGGCGGTGAACCTACGTTGATGGGTCTTGATTTTTTTCAGACGGCGCTTGATTTTCAAAAAAAATACGCTGACGGGAAACAGATTTCAAATACACTTCAGACAAACGGAACACTCATAGATGAAAAATGGTGTTCTTTTCTTTCAAAAAACAGATTCCTGGTGGGATTAAGCATGGACGGCCCGGAATTCGTTCATGACGCACACCGCGTTTACAGAGACGGGAAGCCAACTTTTGCAAAAGTTTTTGATTCTTTTAAAATGATGATGAAGCACGGGGTTGAAGTGAATGTTCTTGCCACTGTGAACAGGGAAAGCTCTCATAATCCGCTTGAGGTATACCACTTTTTCAGGGAGTCAGGTGTCAGATTCATCCAGTTTATACCCATAGTAGAAAGAGAGGCTGGCTTTGACCACGGAAACAGTTTCCTGTCTTTTGCAGCTCATCTATCTCTCACCCAAAAGATAAATTCTGCAATAGTGATGCGATTCAGTGTCGATCCTGAGCAATACGGTGAATTCCTGATACGGATTTTTGACGAGTGGATCAGAAATGATGTCGGCAGAATTTTTGTAATGAATTTTGAATGGGCTCTGGGATCTTGGGCAAGGGTTATGCCCGGAGTCTGCTATCTTGCTCCTTGTTGCGGCCAAAATATGATACTCGAACACAATGGCGATGTTTTTTCCTGCGACCATTTCATGTATCCCGATTATCGCCTTGGGAACATACTTGACGACAGTTTGAAATCAATGGTCGAATCAAGGAAACAGATGGAATTTGGAGCATCAAAAAAGACGGATCTTCCAGGATATTGTAGAAGTTGCGATTTTCTTTTTGCCTGTAACGGAGGATGCCCCAAACATCGATTCTCTGCATCTCCGGACGGTGATCCAGGATTAAATTACCTTTGCAACGGACTTAAGAAATTTTACAGTCACGTAGATCCATCAATGAAAAGCATGCTGGAATTAATACGCAGCGGTATCCCAGTACATAAAATCATGAGGTCAGAAAGCTAA
- a CDS encoding sulfatase-like hydrolase/transferase, with protein sequence MKISRRNFIKRSAQMTSAALFSGVFGFGTLSGCSTDDNDGHLTGSAPNILLIMVDQMQTPPEGYGADEGAAQGLKEVLGFRNLSLGNEYVKYFPGLMRLRQNSVVMRKNYTASAACVPSRTAIMTGQYPSLTGVDQTDGLYKTASDVPFLDPEGTPTIGHWFRAAGYSTHYFGKWHVSEAEPPKYLEPWGFSEWEKSYPEPHGGTADNTGTYRDVEFADNVKNFLENQRSNGTGNPWFAVASLVNPHDCSAYPINWQTPPTPLTSDGNGVVSWANYPPPVSIPDQGQMSLTGGIHENNQYRVDLNPDGFPQNNSSLPRTYNEALDDKPSCQKDYSLKWGLAYGASTNYGLTGTGITSPLPFQLSEDAAEWSLKYNQFYFYCQYLAELQIRKILSSLDENGHTNNTIVVFLSDHGDMTGAHGGMIQKWHNAYEESIRVPMVFSSPLLNANKNEIREIIQPTSSIDLAPTLLGLAGYSGKRLKTLMGSMSLASNPKTFAGADLSGHVRGKNSGTITGADGRDRNGVFFMTNDMITEMGSSYDPTKWAQYQAFISSVNTQIDAGLDLARGPVRQPNNVRALCTGNWKMVHYVDPNSVESDEWELYCLKSDPVEQANLVDFRTGEVRDDVSVPGMTLTELKQKNLQLRKELSRQESVIIG encoded by the coding sequence ATGAAAATTTCTCGCAGGAATTTTATCAAGCGTTCTGCCCAAATGACATCAGCGGCTTTGTTTAGCGGCGTATTTGGATTTGGGACACTATCTGGTTGTTCCACAGATGATAATGATGGTCATCTTACTGGCTCAGCGCCCAATATTCTTTTGATCATGGTCGATCAAATGCAGACTCCACCTGAGGGATATGGCGCTGACGAAGGCGCTGCCCAGGGACTGAAGGAAGTTCTTGGATTCAGAAACCTGTCTTTAGGTAATGAATATGTCAAATATTTTCCTGGTCTTATGAGGTTAAGACAAAATTCAGTTGTAATGAGAAAAAACTACACTGCGTCGGCAGCCTGTGTGCCGAGCAGGACAGCAATCATGACAGGCCAGTATCCAAGCTTGACTGGTGTCGATCAGACAGACGGGCTATACAAGACAGCCTCTGACGTTCCGTTCCTTGACCCAGAGGGAACGCCCACAATTGGACACTGGTTCAGAGCCGCCGGATATTCGACGCATTATTTTGGTAAATGGCACGTTTCCGAGGCCGAGCCTCCGAAATATCTCGAGCCATGGGGGTTTTCCGAATGGGAGAAATCCTACCCTGAACCACATGGAGGAACAGCCGACAATACAGGAACTTATCGTGATGTCGAGTTTGCTGATAACGTAAAGAATTTTCTTGAAAACCAGAGGTCAAACGGAACCGGGAATCCCTGGTTCGCGGTGGCATCTCTTGTAAATCCCCATGACTGCAGCGCGTATCCAATCAACTGGCAAACGCCTCCAACGCCTTTGACATCTGACGGGAACGGAGTTGTTTCATGGGCAAATTATCCTCCTCCTGTGTCAATACCGGATCAGGGCCAGATGAGCCTGACAGGAGGAATACATGAGAATAACCAGTACAGAGTTGATTTGAATCCAGACGGTTTCCCCCAGAATAACAGTTCTCTGCCACGCACTTATAATGAAGCGCTTGATGACAAACCAAGCTGCCAGAAGGACTATTCACTGAAATGGGGACTTGCTTACGGAGCAAGCACAAATTACGGTCTCACTGGTACTGGTATAACGTCGCCTCTTCCGTTTCAGCTTAGTGAGGATGCAGCTGAATGGTCACTGAAATATAATCAGTTTTATTTTTACTGCCAGTACCTCGCTGAGTTGCAGATTCGAAAAATTCTTAGCTCGCTTGATGAAAACGGGCATACAAATAATACGATAGTAGTTTTTCTGTCTGATCACGGTGATATGACAGGCGCTCACGGCGGCATGATACAGAAATGGCACAACGCATATGAAGAATCAATAAGAGTGCCCATGGTTTTTTCATCGCCTCTCCTGAATGCAAACAAGAACGAAATACGTGAAATTATTCAACCGACCAGCTCTATAGACCTGGCGCCGACCCTTCTTGGCCTTGCAGGTTATAGCGGAAAACGTTTAAAGACTCTTATGGGGTCAATGAGTTTGGCATCAAATCCGAAGACTTTTGCCGGAGCCGATCTTTCTGGCCATGTCAGAGGAAAAAACAGCGGAACCATTACAGGCGCAGATGGCCGGGATCGGAACGGCGTTTTTTTCATGACCAATGACATGATAACTGAAATGGGCTCAAGCTACGATCCCACAAAGTGGGCTCAATACCAGGCATTCATATCCAGTGTAAACACACAAATAGATGCAGGGCTTGATCTGGCAAGGGGGCCAGTAAGACAGCCCAACAATGTACGTGCGCTGTGCACCGGAAACTGGAAAATGGTTCACTATGTTGATCCAAATTCTGTTGAATCTGATGAATGGGAACTTTATTGCCTGAAATCTGATCCTGTGGAGCAGGCTAATCTCGTTGATTTCAGAACAGGAGAGGTCAGGGATGATGTTTCAGTTCCGGGAATGACCTTAACAGAGCTAAAACAAAAAAACTTGCAGCTAAGAAAAGAGCTTTCCAGACAGGAATCGGTCATTATTGGCTGA
- a CDS encoding hemerythrin domain-containing protein encodes MNEIREYIRYDSLNLVSYIIYSEDGVSISQGIGRTLNMSQGGILLEIEGLLDEDIKNISMTIAIDENVINVDGRVAFTLITTAGFTEYGIQFMETDIKTIEIIECFINSSLYETPKKPRLLRKKDSRIDSFNLTIVKEHEIILEYIDSYRKLVENIDNSNLIMKIENLMTFLKKDLVSHFFFEENAVFKAALYGYHIDEATHDIINKFKNDHTILMTKLDEILSFLRIIKNEDKKEGEDSLIRKIFVFLGHTKKHCREESEILTSLINYDWEKMRYLNSLLE; translated from the coding sequence GTGAATGAAATAAGAGAATATATTAGATATGACAGCCTCAATCTTGTCTCTTACATAATTTACAGCGAAGACGGCGTTTCGATCTCACAGGGGATTGGGCGAACCCTTAATATGAGCCAGGGAGGTATTCTTCTTGAAATAGAAGGTTTGCTTGATGAAGATATAAAGAATATAAGCATGACCATAGCAATAGATGAGAATGTTATTAATGTGGACGGCAGGGTGGCGTTCACCCTTATTACTACGGCAGGGTTTACGGAATACGGCATTCAGTTCATGGAAACAGACATAAAGACTATTGAAATTATTGAGTGTTTTATTAATAGTTCTCTATATGAAACCCCAAAAAAGCCTCGTCTTTTGAGGAAAAAAGACTCAAGAATAGACAGCTTTAACCTGACCATAGTAAAAGAACACGAAATTATTCTGGAATACATTGATTCTTATAGAAAATTAGTTGAAAATATTGATAACAGTAATTTAATTATGAAAATAGAAAATCTCATGACATTTCTTAAAAAAGATTTGGTGAGTCATTTTTTCTTCGAGGAAAACGCGGTGTTTAAAGCTGCTCTTTATGGATACCACATAGATGAAGCAACTCATGACATCATCAATAAATTTAAAAATGATCATACTATTCTTATGACCAAACTGGATGAAATCCTGTCTTTTTTACGGATCATAAAAAATGAAGATAAAAAAGAAGGAGAGGATTCCTTAATAAGAAAAATATTTGTATTTCTGGGGCATACAAAAAAACATTGCAGAGAAGAATCAGAGATACTGACGTCTCTTATTAATTATGATTGGGAAAAAATGAGATATCTAAACTCTCTGCTGGAATAA
- a CDS encoding TetR/AcrR family transcriptional regulator yields the protein MTTVKPKTRIPKQKRSIDKKNRVMEAAISLFAKKGIHKTNSKEIAAEAGVAIGSFYSYFPDKKKLLTEVLEIYLENHFDRIWYQNTNWEALSPLQIIRHFMKNLLLAYDVAPDFHRETHVLRYSDPEVKLLYDKETEKELRQIGAALDFFKDQIQVKDMEAAAVVIHSAAENFAHKIKFMGSLDDKRLMDEFTDMIYRYLFKE from the coding sequence ATGACCACTGTAAAACCTAAAACAAGAATTCCAAAACAGAAAAGAAGCATAGACAAAAAAAACAGAGTCATGGAAGCTGCCATTAGCCTGTTCGCAAAAAAAGGAATCCACAAGACAAACTCCAAGGAAATAGCTGCCGAAGCTGGTGTGGCCATAGGCAGCTTCTATTCATATTTCCCGGACAAGAAAAAACTTTTGACAGAAGTACTTGAAATCTACCTAGAGAACCACTTTGACAGGATATGGTATCAAAATACAAACTGGGAAGCGCTCTCTCCATTGCAGATTATTCGACATTTCATGAAAAATCTACTGTTGGCATATGACGTGGCCCCTGATTTCCACAGAGAAACCCATGTTCTCCGTTATTCAGACCCAGAGGTCAAATTACTCTATGATAAGGAAACTGAAAAAGAGCTGAGACAGATTGGAGCCGCCCTTGATTTTTTCAAAGATCAGATACAGGTCAAAGACATGGAAGCAGCCGCTGTTGTTATTCACAGCGCAGCAGAAAATTTTGCCCATAAAATAAAATTCATGGGTAGCCTGGATGACAAGCGCCTCATGGATGAATTTACAGACATGATTTACAGATATCTGTTTAAAGAATAA
- a CDS encoding alpha/beta fold hydrolase, which translates to MKKYGRRVNTESFRDIYPFSPNYQKINGFEMHYIDEGFGEPVLMLHGNPTWSFYFRNIIQNLPKGFRAIVPDHIGCGLSEKPPAKAYPYSLENRVNDIETLIEKLGLKEKIHLIVHDWGGMIGSLFALRNMNRIASITVTNTSGFLPPGTKQLPLRLKILRNIKAFSKPAVLGFNIFAGSALYMAPQKPLSSKIKSGLIAPYSCIENRVATYKFVQDIPLDESHPSFSLVKWADDNLHKLSDKPMQILWGEHDFVFDTDYFNEWTRRFPNKEAHFFKSAGHYLFEDEPEKTSDLINHFLLSI; encoded by the coding sequence ATGAAAAAATACGGACGCAGGGTTAATACTGAATCATTCAGGGATATATATCCATTCAGCCCGAATTACCAAAAGATCAACGGATTTGAAATGCATTATATTGACGAGGGCTTTGGTGAACCTGTTCTAATGCTGCACGGAAATCCCACCTGGTCTTTTTATTTCAGGAATATAATCCAAAATCTTCCAAAGGGCTTCAGAGCAATAGTTCCCGATCATATTGGATGTGGTCTTTCAGAAAAACCTCCGGCAAAGGCTTATCCTTACAGTCTTGAAAACAGAGTCAATGATATTGAGACATTAATTGAAAAGCTCGGCCTGAAAGAAAAAATACACCTCATTGTTCACGACTGGGGTGGAATGATCGGCAGCCTTTTTGCCTTAAGAAATATGAACAGGATTGCGAGCATTACTGTTACAAACACATCAGGCTTTCTTCCTCCAGGCACAAAGCAGCTTCCACTTAGACTAAAAATTCTTAGAAACATTAAAGCTTTCTCAAAACCAGCTGTTCTCGGCTTTAATATTTTTGCCGGTTCTGCCTTATATATGGCTCCCCAAAAGCCGCTATCCTCAAAAATTAAGTCAGGATTGATTGCTCCTTATTCATGTATTGAAAATCGAGTCGCTACATATAAATTTGTTCAGGATATTCCTCTTGATGAGTCACATCCAAGCTTTAGCCTTGTGAAATGGGCAGATGACAATCTTCATAAGCTTTCTGACAAGCCCATGCAGATTCTGTGGGGAGAGCATGATTTTGTTTTTGATACAGACTATTTCAATGAATGGACAAGAAGATTCCCTAACAAGGAAGCACATTTCTTTAAATCAGCAGGCCACTATCTTTTTGAGGACGAGCCAGAAAAAACATCTGATTTGATAAACCATTTTCTTCTTAGTATCTGA
- a CDS encoding 3-oxoacyl-ACP synthase III, translated as MKFNNVCIEAFGYELPTNVWTSDDIEELIEPVYQKLKFKKGQLEALTGIHERRYWGMDFPVSRGAVMAGKNAFGKTDLKPSDIEMLIYAAVCRENLEPATACAVADGLGIGQDAMVFDITNACLGVLNGIVQIATAIEAGQIKAGMVLSCETSKRIMDITIESLNRNPDMENFRQTIATLTGGSGAIAVIVCHKDLSAEKRRVLLGGAVKNSVRHHDLCVWGYKNLSLDGYRMQMRTDSISVLHNGVKLGIDTYQALKKNIGLKDSQPDKVICHQVGAAHQKTILESIGISTDKDFPTYPFLGNIGTVSLPITAAIAEERDFLNPGDLVCFLGIGSGLNCMMLGVRW; from the coding sequence ATGAAATTCAATAATGTCTGCATAGAAGCATTCGGATATGAGCTTCCAACAAATGTCTGGACATCCGATGATATCGAAGAACTGATTGAACCTGTTTATCAAAAGCTTAAATTCAAAAAAGGCCAGCTTGAAGCCCTGACAGGCATTCATGAGCGCAGATACTGGGGTATGGATTTCCCTGTGAGCAGAGGCGCTGTCATGGCCGGGAAAAATGCCTTTGGAAAAACAGATTTGAAACCCTCAGATATTGAGATGCTAATTTATGCGGCTGTGTGTCGTGAAAATCTTGAACCTGCTACGGCCTGTGCAGTGGCTGACGGTCTTGGGATAGGGCAGGATGCCATGGTTTTTGACATAACCAATGCCTGTCTCGGAGTCCTTAATGGCATAGTCCAGATTGCAACTGCCATAGAAGCCGGGCAGATAAAGGCAGGGATGGTTTTATCCTGCGAGACTTCAAAAAGAATCATGGACATTACCATTGAAAGCCTGAACAGGAATCCTGACATGGAGAATTTCAGGCAGACGATAGCGACACTTACAGGCGGCTCAGGAGCGATTGCCGTGATTGTCTGCCATAAGGATCTTAGCGCTGAAAAGAGAAGGGTGCTTCTCGGAGGAGCTGTCAAAAACAGCGTGAGGCATCATGATCTTTGCGTCTGGGGGTACAAAAATCTCTCCCTGGACGGATACAGAATGCAGATGCGAACAGATTCCATCTCTGTTCTTCATAACGGTGTAAAGCTTGGAATTGATACTTATCAGGCTCTTAAAAAAAATATCGGATTAAAGGACAGTCAGCCTGACAAGGTTATCTGCCATCAGGTAGGAGCAGCTCACCAGAAAACAATTCTCGAATCCATAGGCATTTCAACTGATAAGGATTTCCCGACCTATCCTTTTTTAGGTAATATTGGAACTGTTTCTCTTCCAATCACGGCAGCCATAGCAGAAGAAAGGGATTTCCTGAATCCTGGTGATCTTGTATGTTTTCTTGGAATTGGAAGCGGTCTTAATTGTATGATGCTTGGGGTTCGCTGGTAG